The sequence GGAACTCGTACATTAAGCACAGATTGTTTTCACCCAGAAGGGGACAGCGCACCCGTTCCTGGGACATTTTTCCCACAATTTCAAGCTGGTCAGCCCCGTCTTTGACTTTTTTGTAGGCTTCCCGCTTCATTTTGGCCAAAGTTCGGTCTGTTTTATCGGCAATGGCAATGAGATCGGCTTTTTCTCTGCCTGAAAATTTTTCATTAAATTTGTGGTTCAGGTAAAGCGCCTCGATCAGGGTCAAATCAAAAATGGCATAGCAGCAATCCGAGCATTTTTCCCTGCAGAAGACCTCTTTGGGGAACTCCTTTTTAACCCGGTCAAAGACCTGGTCCACCATGTTGACAACCGCTTCATATTTTACAAAATGTTTATCTAAATCCATTAGTATACCTTTTTTATATGAAAGTTTTTGTAATCTATATAGATTTTTTAACTTTCGTTGTGGGCTAAGCCAAGGTGTTTATATACCAGGCCGGCCCATGGCTGTTATTTCCCAATGCAGAAATTGTTAAACACGGCATCAAGGATGTCCGGAGGCGCAGTGTCCCCGGTAATCGTCCCGAGATGGTCAATACAATTTTTAACATCCAGAGCCAGGGTCTCTTCCTCCTGACCGTTTTCAAGTCCTTCCATCATAGTTGTCATATGTCCAAGGGCCTGGACAAGGGCGTTTTTATGCCGAAGATTGGGGATGACTGCATTATCACCAATCTCAAGGTTGCCGATACAGGTTTCCAGAAGCTTTGTTCTAAGGCTATTTATACCTTTTCCTGTGAGCGCGGATATTTCCACGGGGCTTGGGTCGGTATATTTTTCAGTCAGTTGAGGTAGGTCAAGTTCATCAACCAGGTCAATTTTATTGATGGCAAAAATGACCGGTTTATCTTCCGGAAGAATTTTTGATACGGTTTTTTCGGGAAAGGGTCTTCCCGGTTCCATTACATACAGGACAATATCAGCCGCCTCTATCTGGTCCCTGGCCTTTTCAATACCGATGATCTCCACAAGATCATCGGTCTGGTGGATTCCGGCCGTATCAACAATGACAAAAGGAATACCCTCAATGGTCAGGCTGTCCTCAATGGGGTCCCGGGTGGTACCGGGGATGGCCGTGATAATTGATTTTTC comes from uncultured Desulfobacter sp. and encodes:
- a CDS encoding YkgJ family cysteine cluster protein — its product is MDLDKHFVKYEAVVNMVDQVFDRVKKEFPKEVFCREKCSDCCYAIFDLTLIEALYLNHKFNEKFSGREKADLIAIADKTDRTLAKMKREAYKKVKDGADQLEIVGKMSQERVRCPLLGENNLCLMYEFRPITCRVYGIPTSTAGASHICGRTNFVQGKAYPTLNMDKIYTQLQLLSAELVKDIKSSNIRMHELLIPVSMAMVTLFNDEFLGVKKDG